The Myxococcales bacterium DNA window CGCTCGCCTCGACGCGTCCGCAGGATGAACGCGGCGGCGGCGACGGCGAGCATCAAGGCGACGGAGAAGATTTGCTGGCTGTAGGGGCCATAGCGCGGAATCAGAAACGCGCCCGCGAGGCACGGAGCCGCGACCCACGCGAACTCGATGTCGACGGTCGCGGCCACGACACTGCTCGCCACGACGAACAACGACAGGTCGCGCGCGAGCGTTTCCGCGACGGGGGTGTCCAACATCACGCCCATGCCTCGGTTTAGGAGGAGGCCCGCCGCGGCAACGACGGCGACCCTGCCGAGACGTCGGTTGAACGTGTTGATGGTCGCGTCGCGGCCGAGCACGACGTAGAACGCAGAAAACGCCGCGGTCACGAACGCTCCTACCATCAAGAGCACGCGGGGCGTGAGGTCGCCCAGGGCGCCGCTCCCAACGGCGACGGCGATCACCACCAACAGCGCGACGCTCGTCCCAAGGAAGGCGCGGCGAAGCGCGGGGCTGCCCTGCGGATCTAGTGCCTTCGCCATCGCGCGGAGGCGCTCTGTCTCGCGTTCGCGCTCTCGCTTGTCTTGCGCGGCCTTGGCGACGCGCTCGGCTAGCTCCCGCGGCGGCGCGCGCATCTCGTCCACGAGCGCCGCCGCGCTCTCGGCGTGCTCTTGACGTAGCTCCAGCTCGACGAGCGCGGCCAAACAACGCTGGAGCCCTGCGTCTGCCGCCGCGAAGTCGGGATGCTCGCGGAGGCATTGCGTGAAGCCGAAGCGCGCCTCCGAGCCGAGGCGATAGGCCACTGCCAGCTCGGCGGGCGCCCCGGGCCCGCTCGCCCGGAGCATCGCCTCCAAGTCGTCGAGGCGCTCGGCGGCGGCGTCCGCCAACGACACGGCGGTTCGATGACGCAAAAATCCGCGGAGCTCGTCGGCGAAGGCTCGCGCCGTCTGGGGTCGCGCCGCACGGTCGCGCGCAGTGGCGCGATTGCATAAGTCGGCGAGGCGTGTCGGCACCGCGTCGTCGTAGCTCACGGGCTTCGAGAGCGCGGCGGACTTGAGCGCCGTCATCAGATCGCTCGCGTCGTGCCGCGGCGTTCCCGTCAGGACTTCGTGGAGCGTCGCGCCGAGGAGATAGACATCGGTCCTCGCGTCGACGGGCTCGCCGGTCACCATCTCTGGCGCCATCGTCGAAGGCGTGCCCGCGAAGGCACTTCGCGCGATGTCCTGATCGGCGCGCGTCGCGATGCCCCAGTCGACGAGGTAGACCTCGCCGTAGCGTCCGACCATCACGTTCTCGGGCTTGATGTCGCGATGAACGATGCCGCGGCTGTGCGCGAACTCGAGCGTCTCGCACACGTCGATGAGGATCTCGACGTTCCTCTCCAGCCGTTCATACTCCGACGACGACGTCGTGCTCTCGCGCTCCAAGAGCGCCCTCCAGTCGACGCCCTCAACGCGCTTCATGACCAAGAGCGGAAGGCCTGCTTCGTCGACGCCCAAGGCGTGGACGGGGATCACCCCCGGATGCTCCAGCGATCCGGTGAGGCGCGCCTCTCGCAAGAGCGCCGCTGCGGCGGACGGGCGCAGATCGCCCTTCAGGGTTTTGACGGCCACATCCCGATCGAGCGAGCGCTGGCGGACGAGATGAACGCGGCCCATGCCGCCCTCGCCGATGGTGGAGCGAACCTGGAACTCGGCCGGCCCGAGGGGTGCGCCGTCGGCCGTGCCGGTGCGGTCCAGCACGATCCGCGGCAGCGCATCGCGCACGTCAGCCTGATCTTCGGGATGAGCGGAGGGCCGAAACGTTGCGGTCGGAGGGAACGCCGTCTTCGCCTCGCCGAGCTCCGTCACCCGTATCCGCGCGAGGTGTTCGGCTTCCTCAAGGGACCCCATCGGCGCAGCCTAGCGGATCCTCGCCGGGCCTTCGAAGCGCAGAGCGGCTGCCACCCGAGAGCGGCGGCGGACGAACGCTACTTCCCGACGATGGACACGACGTCCATCTGCACGAACTGGCCATCGAAGGCCGCCGGCGCCGGCGGAACGTTGGGCACCACGAGGGCCGTGCCCGCTTGGTTTCGATTCTTGATCTGCAACGCGTCGCGAGGGTTCGCCGTCAGCGTGACCGTCGCTCCCGCCGTCATGTCGACGGTGGCTGTGTAGTCGATGGTCTCGCAGTACAGATCATTGGAAGGACGAACGGTGCCTGCGTTGACGAAGTACTTCGTCACGGGCGCCGAGACCTTGAGCTCGTAGATGTTGGCGTAAGGATCCGACGCGGCGCCGCCCGTGTAGAAGAAGCCCGTCGCAGACCCGCCCGAGTACGCGTTCGGTTCAATGATGCCGCGGAAGCGCAACGTGACGGCGTAGGTGGTGCCTGGCGCGCCGGAGAGCGTGGCCGTCTTCACCACCGGTGCCGCCGCCGCTCCGCACAGCGAAGCGTTCGCGTTGGGCGCCGTGCACGGTAGCTCCCACCTTAGGCCCACGAGCGTCGCCGCCACGTCGGCGCAAGTCCCGCCGTCGCCGACGAACCCGTCTTTGCATGTGCAGGTGATCTTGCCTGCCGGCTCGCTGCAGGTCGCGTTGGCGCCGCAGCCTCCGTTGGCCACGGCGCAACCGCTCGTCGGCGCATCGACCGCGGCCTCTGGCGTCGCGGCTTCTGTCGGCGTGGCGCCGTCGGTCGCGGTGGCGGCGTCGGTCGCCGTTCCCGCATCGCCGAGCGCGAGACCTCCGTCGGTCGTCGGCGATGAGCCGCTCGTCTCGTCGGAATCGCCACACGCGACGGCGACCACCAGCGGGCAGCCGAGGAGGAGCAGGCAACGTCGGGTCAACACGGAGAGGCGCGCGCTCATGAGGTCCCTATAGCGGTGTTGCAGCCGGCGCGCGAGGCCGCGCAGACGGCTGGCGGCCGATGAGCGCCGCTTTGCGAGCGCGCTTACACAGTGGCGATCTCAGCTTCACCGGGAGCCCGAGGGGCCGCCGGACCTCACCGCGGCACGCGGAAACCGCGGCCGCGGCTCTTGAGCACGCCCGTCGCTTTCACGCTCGCCATGAACCGATGGCTCACCTCCCTGTTGGCGCTGTCCCTCGTTGCCGGTTGCGGCTCCTCCTCCAGCGAAGAGAGCGACACCGATGAAGGCGCCCTAGGCAACTGCATCAGCATCGGCTTCCTCGGCACGTGCCGCGACACAGGGGAGAAGACGAAGCCCCAAGGGTGGCCCATTCCCGCGATGGTGAGGGTGTACAGCGATCACTTCGACGTACCCGCCGCGGTCTTGAATCATCCCAAGATGACGCCGCTGCCGCTGAACCCGGCGGCGGTCGGAGCCGAGATCAAGACGAGTACCGCCGACGGGCAGGGCATCACGTGTGACAAGAGCGGCGCAAAGCCCGGCTCCTGCTCGTTCAGCCTGCTCGTCGAGGCGAGCTTGGTGAAGGACGCGTCGGGGGCACTCGTGCCGTATTCGTCTTCGCCCAAGCCGGTGACGTTTGGCGTGAACGGCCGCGTCGCGGAGCTGCTCTTGGAAGTCTCCCAGGACGGGAAGATTGGCCCCTTGGCATGCAAGAAGACGCCGAAGGGCGCGAACTGCACCACGGCCGAGCCGTTCGGCACGATCGTCAGCGCCTACACGCCCAACACGGACACGGCCAAGGCCCTTGCCGAGGCGTCCCTCGAGCCCCCGACCGCAGCACGCTGAGTCACCAGAACTTCCAGAACGGCTTGCTGGTGACGGCTCCGACGTTCCGTCGAGCCGGCTCAGCGAGGTCGCCGATGCCTGCCTCGCGGAGTCGTGTGAGCAGCGCGCTCATGCCAGCCTTGCGCTTGAGCGTCACCTCCTCGGGGTAGAGCGGAAACAGCGTGAGGAGCTTGATCTCGCGTCCGTCCTGCGTCGGAATCGCGAAGGGCAGGGTGGTCGGTTCGAGGAGCACGAAGGCCGTGAACTTGGTGCCGGCCAGCGGCTCGTCCTGACCCGTTGGAATCAAGTGCCCGGGGCCCACGCCGCGCTTCGAGAGATGCGGGTACCGCGTGAGGCCCTCGAGCCATTGCACGGACCACGCGAGGCGCGCGTCGTCGGAAACGCCGCCGGCGCCGTCGATGGGCCAGTCGGGGGGCAGGAACATCACGAGCTCGGCGTGGCGTCGACCGTCGCTTCCCGCATCGACGACCATCTCTCGGTCGCTCATGCCCGTCGTGTACATCGTGACCATCGGACGCTGTTCCGTGGGCGCGCAGAGGTGCACCGTCGTGTAGACGAAGCGCTGCTCGTGGGCAGGCTGCAGAACCGAGCCGGTGGCTTTGAAGCCGTGCCTTGCCATGTGCTCATTCACGGCTCTCTGCGTCTCTTGGTTGGGCTCGCCGAGCTCTTCGGGGTCGACGGAGTCGGTCATGGTCTCGGATCCTAGCCCGGTCGCGCCCATGGCCGAATACGCTTCCGCCGGCCCCGCCCCGTAAGTAAGCTGCTGCGGCCCCAAAACGTGGGCGGCAAACGCGGGCGGCAAAACGCGGGTTCTGCCCGGCTCTTTGGCCGGTACCCGCGCTCTCCACGCCGCTCTGCCAGACAGGACGTTCCCATGATTCAGCCGTCTGACCTTCGCACCCTCCCGCTGTTTCGCGACATCAAGGACGCTCAGCTCACCGAGCTCATCGGCACCTTCGCGAAGGAGACGCTCCCGGCGGGCAAGACGCTCTTCCAAGTGGGCGAAGTTCCGACGCGGCTCGTGCTCCTCTTCAAGGGAGAGATCAGCCTCCTCGAGGGCGAGGAGGAGCGGTTCCGCCTGCGGCCGCTGGCGCCCGTCGGTGAGCTCGGCGCCATCACGAGCCACCCGCGCAACGTGACCGCCGTCACGGCCACCGAGGTCGAGCTCTACAGCGTTCCCGTTGCGCAGCTCCTCTCGTTCTTCGAGAGCCACGGCCCCTTGGGTCTGTCGTTCTATCAAAACCTATTGGGCCTCGTGTCCGACAAGATCCGCCGTGACGACATGCGCATCGAGCAGATGCGGTGGAACATCATCCGCACGCAGAAGGCGATGAAGAAGCTCCGCGACCTCGTGCTGCAGAGCGTCGAGACGGAGATCTCCAAGCCGATCTTCGAGGCCCTGGACGACCTCATCGAGCACAACCGACGCGCCCACTACCGCGTGGTGCCGCACCCCAAGTTCCCCGCCAAGGTGCGCCTCGACAACGGTGCGCTGCACGACGTCGCCGAGGTCTCCGACGGCTTCCTCAAGGTCGCGCCCGGCGCCGAGATGCCGAAGGACGGCGGCGAGTGGAGCGCCGTCTTGATCCTCCCCGCCGGCGAGATGGCCGTGAGCGGTGTCATTCAACGCACCGGCAAAGACGGCGTGGTCGTCCGCATGGACGGCTTCATCGACGAGTATCGGAAGATGCTCGAGGACTACATGACGCGGCTTCAGCTCCTCGACTTCGTCGTCTGAGGTAGCGCCGTGTTTCCCATCGACCTGTCGGGCAAACGCGCCTTCGTCGCCGGCGTCGCTGACGACGGCGGCTTCGGCTTCGCCATCGCCAAGACGCTCGCCGAGGCCGGCGCCAGCGTGTGCGTGGGCACATGGCCCCCCGCCATGAACATCTTCCTCACGCTGCTTCGCCGCGGAAAGCTCGACGAGTCGCGCAAGCTCTCCCGCGGAACGCTCCTCGAGTTCGAGAAGATCGTCGCCTTCGACGCCGCCTTCGACGCGCTCGACGACGCGCCGGCCGAGCTTCGCGAGTCGCCACGCTACAAGGACAAGGGCGACTTCTCCATCCAAGGCGCCGCGGCGCTCTTGGCGTCGGAGTTGGGCGAGCGTCCCTTCGACTACGTGGTGCACTCACTCGGCAACGCGCCGGAGGTCAAGAACGCGCTGCTCGACACGAGCCGCAAGGGCTACCTCGACGCCGTCGGCATCAGCGCCTACTCGATGGTCTCGATGGTGCGGGCCTTCGCGCCGCTCATGCGCGAAGGCGGCTCCTTCGTGTCGCTCACGTACATGGCGAGCGAGCGCGTGATCCCCGGCTACGGCGGCGGCATGTCGTCGGCGAAGGCCGCGCTCGAGAGCGACACGCGAACGCTCGCCTTCGAAGCCGGTCGAAAGCACGGCTTCCGCGTCAACACGATCTCGGCGGGGCCCTACGCGAGCCGCGCCGCCAGCGCCATCGGCATCATCGAAGACATGGTGAGCTACGTGAAGCACAACTCGCCCTTGCCGGAAGCGCTCTCGGCAGAGGAGGTCGCGCACGCCGCGCTCTTCTTGCTCTCGCCCCTCGGCCGCGGCGTCACGGGCACGACGCTCTACGTGGACAAGGGCTACCACGTGATGGGCAAAGCCCTCCCGTAGCCATCCTCCCGCTGTCCCTCGTACACGTGAACGTGCCCCTGCCCGTGGACGCTCCCAACGGCGTCGCATCACGCCGTCTGCATCAGACCGTCCGCATTTACACCGTCGGCGTTGCTCCAGCCGTCGTGGTCGCCGCGGGGTCAACCACTGGCGCGACGGCGGGCGCCGGGCCAGGCCCGCTGTAGCTGTACGAGTAGCTGTAGCTCCCAGGGCCCGTGACAGAAAGGTTGTAGGTTGCATTGCCGCCATCAGGCAGCGTGATGCTGCTCGTGCCGGGCAGACCGGCGAGCGGCCCGAGCGGCGCCTGCGTGGCGTCTGGCAACGTGCCGGCGGCAACGGCGCCACCGGGAATCGCGCCAAGGTTGAACGGCACCGGGCCGTGCGGCGCGAAGGGAGCGAAGGGCGCCGGAGGGGGAACGAGACCTTGCGGACCGAGAATGCCAGGCGGCGGCACGAAGCCCTGCGAACCGAGGACGCCGGGCGGCGGAACGAAGCCGTGCGGCCCGAAGAGGCCGGGCGGGGGACCGAACGCGCCGGGGTGAAACGCCCCGGGCTGAGTAGCGTGGGCCGGATCGGTGCGCTGCTCGAGCGCGTTCACGATGGTGCCGAGCGGAGCGGAGAGCTCGGGGTGCGCGGCGGTGAACTGATCGATGGCCGCCGTGAAGGTTGGATCGTTGAGGAGCTGATTGACGGCGCCGCCGATGGCGGGATCGTGCAAGAGGTGTCCGATGCCGCCAAAGCCGCCGCCGGGGAAGGGGAAGCCTCCGCCACCGAAGGGAAAGCCGCCGCCGTTCCCGCCAAAGCCGGTCGGGTCGGGCGCGCTCACGCTCGTGGTCGTCGAGTGGGCCAACGCCGAGTTGAGCGAGATTCCACCATCGACGCGGTCCAGTTGATCCATCGCAAGCTTTCGCATGTCCGGCCTCCGAGAGACGGGAACTGCAAAGGTCTCGCCAACCCGGTGGTCTGCGAAATCCCGCATTTCTCGCGTGGGCGTTCGCCGTGCCCACACACGCCCCGAGGAATCGGGCGCTCACCGGCCGGTGCGCCGGCGGCTCCGCTCCTTCGTCCTACACGGATCGGTGGGGACTCAGCTCGCCGCCCGAAGAGCGGAAGCGATCGGTTGCGGCGGCCGGTCACTGCCGAATCCTCGAATGACAATCTAGCGTCCTGGCTTCGGGGCGGCGACTTGGCCACCGCTGTCCCGCTGTCACGGGTCGACCACGACATGTCACGCGATCCGCGCGATCACAGCGGCCCGATTCCTCGGCCGTTTGGTGCCCCAGGTCCGACTCGACCGGGGCATGTTCGTTGCAGCCCTCGCGCCGATGCGCTTCTCGTCCCGTGACGTTGTCCTCGCTTTGGCCGCCCTCGTCGCGGTCGCCTGCACTTCGAAGGAGGCGCCAAGCGTGGGGGGGGCTCCCGCGCAAGGAGCGACGGCCACGTGCGGCGACTCCGCGCAGAACGGCGCCGAGACCGACGTAGACTGCGGCGGCAGCGCCTGCGCACCGTGCGCGGTGAACAAGGGATGTTTCGCCGCGACCGATTGCGCGTCGGGCGTGTGCACGAACAAGACGTGCGTCGCGCCGTCGTGCAGCGACGGTGTTCGCAACGGAGACGAATCGGCGGTCGACTGCGGCGGCGGCTGCGCGCCATGCCCCGCCGTCGTGGTTCCACCGGCCGACAGCGGGCCGACGCCCGACAGCGGGCCCGCCCCGACGTGCTCCGACGGCGCGAAGAACGGCACCGAGACGGACACCGATTGCGGCGGCGCGTGCGCCGCGTGCGTGGACGGCAAGGCATGTGTCGCGGGCGGCGACTGCGCCTCGGGCTCGTGCAAAGGCAACGTCTGCGCCGCCCCCACGTGCGCCGACGGCGTGAAGAACGGTGCCGAGACTGACGCCGACTGCGGCGGCGCCACGTGCCCCGTGTGCCCGACGAACAAAGCGTGCGTCGG harbors:
- a CDS encoding serine/threonine protein kinase, whose protein sequence is MGSLEEAEHLARIRVTELGEAKTAFPPTATFRPSAHPEDQADVRDALPRIVLDRTGTADGAPLGPAEFQVRSTIGEGGMGRVHLVRQRSLDRDVAVKTLKGDLRPSAAAALLREARLTGSLEHPGVIPVHALGVDEAGLPLLVMKRVEGVDWRALLERESTTSSSEYERLERNVEILIDVCETLEFAHSRGIVHRDIKPENVMVGRYGEVYLVDWGIATRADQDIARSAFAGTPSTMAPEMVTGEPVDARTDVYLLGATLHEVLTGTPRHDASDLMTALKSAALSKPVSYDDAVPTRLADLCNRATARDRAARPQTARAFADELRGFLRHRTAVSLADAAAERLDDLEAMLRASGPGAPAELAVAYRLGSEARFGFTQCLREHPDFAAADAGLQRCLAALVELELRQEHAESAAALVDEMRAPPRELAERVAKAAQDKRERERETERLRAMAKALDPQGSPALRRAFLGTSVALLVVIAVAVGSGALGDLTPRVLLMVGAFVTAAFSAFYVVLGRDATINTFNRRLGRVAVVAAAGLLLNRGMGVMLDTPVAETLARDLSLFVVASSVVAATVDIEFAWVAAPCLAGAFLIPRYGPYSQQIFSVALMLAVAAAAFILRTRRGER
- a CDS encoding suppressor of fused domain protein — protein: MTDSVDPEELGEPNQETQRAVNEHMARHGFKATGSVLQPAHEQRFVYTTVHLCAPTEQRPMVTMYTTGMSDREMVVDAGSDGRRHAELVMFLPPDWPIDGAGGVSDDARLAWSVQWLEGLTRYPHLSKRGVGPGHLIPTGQDEPLAGTKFTAFVLLEPTTLPFAIPTQDGREIKLLTLFPLYPEEVTLKRKAGMSALLTRLREAGIGDLAEPARRNVGAVTSKPFWKFW
- a CDS encoding Crp/Fnr family transcriptional regulator; the encoded protein is MIQPSDLRTLPLFRDIKDAQLTELIGTFAKETLPAGKTLFQVGEVPTRLVLLFKGEISLLEGEEERFRLRPLAPVGELGAITSHPRNVTAVTATEVELYSVPVAQLLSFFESHGPLGLSFYQNLLGLVSDKIRRDDMRIEQMRWNIIRTQKAMKKLRDLVLQSVETEISKPIFEALDDLIEHNRRAHYRVVPHPKFPAKVRLDNGALHDVAEVSDGFLKVAPGAEMPKDGGEWSAVLILPAGEMAVSGVIQRTGKDGVVVRMDGFIDEYRKMLEDYMTRLQLLDFVV
- a CDS encoding enoyl-[acyl-carrier-protein] reductase yields the protein MFPIDLSGKRAFVAGVADDGGFGFAIAKTLAEAGASVCVGTWPPAMNIFLTLLRRGKLDESRKLSRGTLLEFEKIVAFDAAFDALDDAPAELRESPRYKDKGDFSIQGAAALLASELGERPFDYVVHSLGNAPEVKNALLDTSRKGYLDAVGISAYSMVSMVRAFAPLMREGGSFVSLTYMASERVIPGYGGGMSSAKAALESDTRTLAFEAGRKHGFRVNTISAGPYASRAASAIGIIEDMVSYVKHNSPLPEALSAEEVAHAALFLLSPLGRGVTGTTLYVDKGYHVMGKALP